The following proteins come from a genomic window of Frankia casuarinae:
- a CDS encoding LuxR family transcriptional regulator: MSGSVRSRPAAFEGRRPLRPEDAAPRPGEEDPADGPESLPLLLNRFVPPPAPPGHVDRPRLLDALDAATVLPLTVVRAPAGSGKTVLVAAWAAARRGETPIVWVRVDPAVVPGPRGGGPGLPLWPQLLHGLGRHGLLPAGEGFGSRYGPAADDLYDRRYRRLANILADLPTSFILILDDVHLITRRSDLDGLELLIDGAADRARIILMGRMVPVALHRLRAAGWITEIGPADLAFTRAEAAALLGRQEITGRQEITASPATVSGLVHVTEGWAAGLRLAAGALAARERRPLPGADGRWEAAVASPSGGLGDTAGFSGAVAGHPAIADFLRAEVLAGKPSPVRRFLLRTSVLERMTGPLADAVAAERMDAGVLAAATGSRAAPAPTVGARVSGKEVLAALAHADGFVVELDHDGGWFRFHRLLAAVLRSALAADGDEDTAELHLRAAIWFAAHRRTTDAVHHAAHAGDWWYAACLLVDGTEMVDALHGGVAGFSPIMTGMPDSPASWSPECALVAAVGRLGRGQVGAATRYLQVARGSIAAAVVSRRRALAVRADLVDLRRAELAGACEEMLSITRRLLRSPGRPGAVPQPVGPVVAGVTGRAEAAGKGRPRPPADMRPPGDPRFLPAGPVGGAEGPGREPGGVRRDHVGGDVARPGSVVGGAPPDRPAGIVARSTGGGVDGGVDGSDRIAAAVAWCARGRAELWLGRPDLALEALREAMTAARDTGLRTVEASASGAMALAYVLRGRLRQAESSAAAAVATAAVITASPVDPTAVPASSDGRTDMPAGLVEAHLAHAMVAAARVDDVRVTHHLDLARMAFTPAHPPYLLDLIVVLEARARCRRGEADDVRAARRLLASRGRPAGPPLCLSLWRAAETDLLIAVGNAQAARQLLGQLADTRRPDHALALAAARANLACADLEGAEHAVAALLRADGGGGGSVVSACVVAAVAAARRDDHARATDLLARALALAEDEGLAGPFLEFGGEPLAILDAHPGLSAAHPFFVSTLRAMATTESAAAVNPRTPTDGGPVMAVSGAGVPPLGVPPLGAAGLEVPNGGTPSGGMPSGEVAVPAPAWPATPRRSVMSGRMARPALMTPAARSAPPDRDRQGADVPRGPSGPSGPSGPSGPAGYGLGTGTSPISLGQPGARERSPGSRDGRGPGAGGRLSDRELAVLSYLPTMLTTTEIAAELFVSVNTVKTHLKSIYRKLDVPRRRDAVHRARELRLL; the protein is encoded by the coding sequence ATGTCCGGTTCCGTCCGGTCCCGTCCCGCCGCATTTGAGGGTCGACGGCCCCTCCGCCCGGAGGATGCCGCTCCCCGTCCCGGGGAGGAGGATCCCGCGGACGGTCCCGAAAGCCTGCCGCTGCTCCTGAACCGGTTCGTCCCCCCGCCGGCCCCGCCGGGTCATGTCGATCGACCACGGCTGCTCGACGCACTCGACGCCGCCACCGTCCTGCCCCTCACGGTGGTGCGGGCTCCGGCCGGCTCGGGCAAGACGGTGCTGGTCGCGGCCTGGGCCGCGGCCCGGCGGGGGGAGACGCCGATCGTGTGGGTGCGGGTCGATCCGGCGGTCGTCCCCGGCCCGCGTGGCGGGGGGCCGGGCCTCCCACTGTGGCCGCAGCTGCTGCACGGGCTGGGACGACACGGTCTGCTCCCGGCCGGTGAGGGCTTTGGGAGCCGGTACGGTCCCGCGGCCGACGATCTTTATGATCGGCGTTACCGACGGCTCGCCAACATCCTCGCCGACCTCCCGACGTCCTTCATACTGATCCTCGACGACGTGCATCTGATCACCCGGCGTTCGGACCTCGACGGCCTCGAACTGCTGATCGACGGGGCCGCGGATCGGGCCCGGATCATTCTGATGGGCCGGATGGTGCCCGTGGCGCTGCACCGGCTGCGGGCCGCCGGGTGGATCACCGAGATCGGTCCGGCAGATCTCGCCTTCACCCGGGCGGAGGCCGCCGCGCTCCTGGGCCGGCAGGAGATCACGGGCCGGCAGGAGATCACGGCGTCGCCCGCGACGGTGAGCGGTCTCGTGCACGTCACCGAGGGCTGGGCGGCCGGGCTGCGGCTGGCGGCCGGGGCGCTCGCCGCACGGGAACGACGACCACTGCCGGGGGCGGATGGGCGGTGGGAAGCGGCCGTCGCATCCCCGTCCGGTGGCCTCGGTGACACGGCTGGTTTCTCCGGCGCCGTGGCCGGCCATCCCGCGATCGCCGATTTCCTGCGGGCCGAGGTGCTAGCCGGTAAGCCGTCGCCGGTACGCCGCTTCCTCCTGCGGACCAGTGTCCTGGAGCGCATGACCGGGCCGCTGGCGGACGCCGTCGCGGCCGAGCGGATGGACGCGGGCGTCCTGGCGGCGGCTACCGGCTCGCGTGCCGCGCCGGCACCCACGGTGGGCGCACGGGTGAGCGGGAAGGAAGTTCTGGCGGCACTCGCGCATGCCGACGGCTTCGTGGTCGAGCTCGACCACGACGGCGGATGGTTCCGCTTTCACCGGCTGCTTGCCGCGGTGCTGCGTTCCGCGTTGGCCGCGGACGGCGACGAGGACACCGCTGAGCTCCACTTGCGAGCCGCGATCTGGTTCGCCGCGCACCGTCGGACGACGGACGCGGTACATCACGCCGCGCATGCCGGGGATTGGTGGTACGCGGCCTGCCTGCTCGTCGATGGGACCGAGATGGTGGACGCCCTGCATGGCGGCGTCGCGGGGTTCAGCCCGATCATGACGGGGATGCCGGACTCCCCGGCCTCGTGGTCGCCGGAGTGCGCACTGGTCGCCGCCGTGGGCCGGCTGGGCCGGGGACAGGTGGGGGCGGCCACCAGATACCTGCAGGTGGCCCGGGGGAGCATCGCCGCGGCGGTCGTGTCCCGTCGTCGCGCGCTCGCGGTCCGGGCTGATCTCGTCGACCTGCGCCGGGCGGAGCTCGCCGGGGCGTGCGAGGAGATGCTGAGCATCACCCGCCGGTTGCTACGGTCCCCGGGCAGGCCGGGCGCCGTGCCGCAGCCGGTTGGTCCGGTGGTTGCCGGTGTGACGGGGCGGGCGGAGGCTGCGGGGAAGGGCCGGCCACGACCGCCCGCCGACATGCGGCCGCCGGGAGATCCCCGGTTCCTGCCCGCCGGCCCCGTCGGGGGCGCCGAAGGTCCCGGACGGGAGCCGGGCGGTGTTCGACGTGATCACGTCGGGGGAGACGTGGCCCGCCCCGGCTCCGTCGTCGGTGGGGCCCCGCCGGACCGCCCGGCCGGGATCGTCGCGCGATCGACCGGTGGTGGCGTGGATGGGGGCGTGGATGGTTCCGACAGGATCGCGGCAGCCGTGGCCTGGTGTGCGCGCGGGCGGGCGGAGCTCTGGCTCGGCCGTCCCGACCTGGCGCTGGAGGCGTTGCGGGAGGCGATGACGGCGGCCCGGGATACCGGTCTGCGGACGGTCGAGGCATCGGCGTCCGGGGCGATGGCTCTCGCCTACGTGCTACGGGGTCGGTTGCGGCAGGCCGAGTCCAGCGCGGCAGCGGCGGTCGCCACCGCCGCTGTGATCACTGCCAGCCCGGTCGATCCCACGGCCGTCCCCGCATCCTCGGATGGTCGGACCGACATGCCGGCAGGCCTGGTCGAGGCCCATCTCGCCCATGCGATGGTGGCGGCAGCCCGGGTCGACGACGTGCGTGTCACGCACCATCTCGACCTCGCGCGGATGGCCTTCACCCCGGCGCATCCTCCCTACCTGCTCGATCTGATCGTCGTGCTGGAGGCGAGGGCGCGATGCCGGCGTGGGGAGGCGGACGATGTGCGGGCTGCCCGCCGTCTCCTGGCGTCGCGAGGACGGCCGGCCGGACCGCCGCTGTGTCTGTCGCTGTGGCGCGCCGCCGAGACCGACCTGCTGATCGCCGTCGGGAACGCCCAGGCTGCCCGGCAGCTGCTGGGCCAGCTGGCCGACACCCGCCGGCCGGACCATGCTCTCGCGCTCGCGGCGGCCCGGGCGAACCTCGCGTGCGCTGATCTAGAGGGAGCGGAGCACGCGGTGGCGGCTCTGCTGCGGGCGGACGGTGGCGGAGGCGGTTCGGTGGTGTCGGCATGTGTGGTGGCAGCGGTGGCGGCCGCGCGGCGTGATGACCATGCGCGGGCCACCGACCTGCTGGCGCGTGCCCTCGCGCTCGCCGAGGACGAGGGACTCGCTGGCCCGTTCCTCGAATTCGGCGGCGAACCGTTGGCGATCTTGGATGCCCATCCCGGCCTCTCCGCCGCACATCCGTTCTTCGTGTCGACTTTGCGGGCCATGGCCACGACGGAGTCCGCCGCCGCGGTGAACCCGCGGACGCCGACCGACGGCGGACCGGTCATGGCCGTATCCGGGGCGGGGGTGCCGCCTCTGGGGGTGCCGCCTCTGGGGGCGGCCGGCCTGGAGGTGCCGAACGGGGGGACGCCGAGCGGGGGGATGCCGAGCGGAGAGGTGGCGGTGCCCGCGCCCGCGTGGCCGGCCACCCCACGTCGATCCGTCATGAGCGGGCGAATGGCACGTCCGGCCCTCATGACCCCCGCGGCGCGCTCGGCGCCGCCTGACCGTGACAGGCAGGGGGCCGACGTCCCGCGCGGCCCCTCCGGCCCCTCCGGCCCCTCCGGCCCCTCCGGTCCGGCGGGCTACGGCCTTGGGACGGGAACAAGTCCGATCTCCCTAGGGCAGCCGGGGGCGCGTGAGCGCTCACCCGGTTCCAGGGACGGGCGGGGACCCGGTGCGGGTGGCCGGCTCAGCGACCGGGAACTCGCGGTCCTCAGCTATCTGCCGACGATGTTGACGACCACCGAGATCGCCGCCGAGCTCTTCGTCTCCGTGAACACGGTGAAGACGCACCTGAAGAGCATCTACCGCAAGCTCGACGTGCCACGGCGTCGCGACGCTGTACATCGCGCGCGCGAATTGCGTCTATTGTAA
- a CDS encoding helix-turn-helix transcriptional regulator — MTVDTSAEAAAAGRVARRVSASSPAPLTPPHRSPATRHSAATGAGAGRPLHQRSGPPGSGVPMGGSPMGRGDVPSATGRAVPAGGPPVRSAPVARTAPMPRDLALGAAELRGILRVVEDCERASSLASFRELALDGMARHLGYRHSAFFLGSSLETAFQDARPTGRGLALRLAGPYLERYRELEALSNPDSLRSVRERGLATLDDLGVPERPEVRMRLERFLRAHGIHAKLLIRLFGPSNVGAVVSLLDSRPGAFGPRDRAVGAVLGRHLGNLLRFYIRADPGPSVAGKLSARERDVVRLVAEGRSNRQVAEALCISIDTVKHHLTHALVATGCTNRTQLAIAWQRETSAFAAPGNPRP, encoded by the coding sequence GTGACCGTCGACACATCCGCCGAGGCCGCTGCGGCGGGCCGGGTCGCGAGGCGTGTCTCCGCGAGCTCACCCGCACCGCTGACCCCGCCGCACCGCTCGCCGGCCACCCGGCATTCCGCCGCCACCGGCGCCGGTGCGGGGCGACCGCTGCACCAGCGCTCCGGCCCGCCGGGGAGCGGCGTGCCGATGGGCGGCTCGCCGATGGGCCGCGGCGACGTGCCGAGCGCCACCGGCCGCGCGGTCCCGGCCGGTGGCCCGCCCGTCCGGTCCGCTCCGGTGGCGCGTACCGCGCCGATGCCGCGGGACCTGGCTCTCGGCGCGGCCGAGCTGCGCGGCATCCTGCGCGTGGTGGAGGACTGCGAGCGGGCGTCGTCGCTGGCATCCTTCCGCGAGCTCGCCCTGGACGGCATGGCCCGGCATCTCGGTTACCGGCATTCCGCCTTCTTCCTGGGCTCCTCGCTCGAGACCGCCTTCCAGGACGCCCGGCCCACCGGTCGCGGGCTGGCGCTTCGACTCGCGGGCCCCTACCTGGAGCGTTACCGGGAGCTGGAGGCCCTCAGCAATCCGGACAGCCTGCGTTCGGTCCGCGAGCGGGGGCTCGCCACCCTTGACGATCTCGGCGTCCCGGAACGCCCGGAGGTGCGGATGCGCCTGGAGCGGTTTCTGCGGGCACACGGCATCCACGCGAAGCTGCTCATCCGCCTGTTCGGTCCGTCGAACGTGGGCGCCGTGGTGTCCCTGCTGGATTCTCGGCCGGGCGCGTTCGGACCGCGGGACCGCGCCGTCGGGGCAGTTCTCGGGCGGCATCTCGGTAATCTCCTGCGTTTCTACATCCGGGCGGACCCGGGCCCGTCGGTCGCGGGCAAGCTGTCGGCGCGCGAGCGCGACGTCGTCCGTCTCGTCGCCGAAGGCCGTTCCAACCGCCAGGTCGCCGAGGCGCTGTGCATCAGCATCGACACGGTCAAGCACCATCTCACCCATGCGCTCGTGGCGACGGGGTGCACGAACCGGACCCAGCTGGCGATCGCGTGGCAGCGGGAGACGAGCGCGTTCGCGGCCCCCGGCAACCCGCGGCCCTGA